The genomic interval GCCTCATCAGTATAGGTTACATCACCGTGAATCATGTAAAACAGCCCGTCATCTTCTGCAATGACAATGCTATTTCCTGTTGTATGACCAACAGCTTCAATAAGATATACTCCATCAACTATCTTTTCTGATTTTTCAAAGTTATGATATGATCCATCCTTGAACTCAACAGGAACAATGTTGTCTCCTGTAAGGTCCATCTCTTCAGCTTCTGTTTTTGAAATATATACATTGGCATTTGGAAACTGCCTTAACTCGCCTGTGTGATCAGCGTGTTTATGGGTAATCAGAATCTTTGTTATGTCTTCTGGCTTATATCCCACTTTGTTGAGTGCGGTCAGATAGTCGCTGATTCTCTCCCCCATTGACAGAGGAGTGTTTTCATCCACTTCCATCTGCGGCGCTTCACTCGGCATGTCGGTATCTACAAGGATTACTTCATCGCCTGTGTCGATAAGATAGTTCTGAATGCTTGAGCGGTATTTTACTGAATCGTCAAGACCGTCCATTCCTTCTCCGCCAAATGCGAAAGTTTGCTTCATGAAACCGTTTTCATATGTTTTGATAGCTTTAATTTCCATTTTGATCATTGATTAACAGTTGTGTTAGATAATTCTGTTTTCCAATCATTTTGCAGAGGTCCAGTTGTTGTTCTGACCAGTACATGTCTTCCTCTTCATCTTTGAGATATATTTTCATTAGATCATAGGTTGTTGCATCCAATATTCCGGATTCCATTACATCATTTAAATAGGCAATTCCTTCAACGGATACGTTGTAGTCATGTTCGATGAATTCTACAATGTCTGTAAATACTGGTGCTTCTGGTGCTGCTTCCTGTTTGAGTTCGCCTCCTAAATCAAGGATGCGGTCCATGAACTGTTCGACGAAATCCAGCTCTTCGGTTGCATGGGCTGCGTATTTGTCTCCAAGAGACTGGAAGCCTAGGCCTGCAAATATTTTTGATTGGATTCTGTGTCCGAATGAATTTGCAGCAAGACCAGTTACTAAAAATTGTAAAAATTCAATTGTTTTTTCTTTATCTGACATAATTTATCACCTAAAACATTAATGACTTAATAGTCTTAAGTCTTAATTTTAAGGTTTATCTGAAATAATATATAAAAGTTTAGTATGAATTAATAGCCAATTGAGAATAATCGTATAGCATTTTTTTGAATTTTTCAACATCTTCTGGAGAATAATTTTCAAAGAATTTGGCTTCGCCTTCATAAGCTTCTTTTAGTAATTTGAAATAA from Methanobrevibacter sp. carries:
- a CDS encoding MBL fold metallo-hydrolase, with translation MEIKAIKTYENGFMKQTFAFGGEGMDGLDDSVKYRSSIQNYLIDTGDEVILVDTDMPSEAPQMEVDENTPLSMGERISDYLTALNKVGYKPEDITKILITHKHADHTGELRQFPNANVYISKTEAEEMDLTGDNIVPVEFKDGSYHNFEKSEKIVDGVYLIEAVGHTTGNSIVIAEDDGLFYMIHGDVTYTDEALYENKLSIVFEDVAKARETLDNVREFIKNNPTVYLSTHTPLGHENLENKKVIDLENPPESIYP
- a CDS encoding bacterioferritin, giving the protein MSDKEKTIEFLQFLVTGLAANSFGHRIQSKIFAGLGFQSLGDKYAAHATEELDFVEQFMDRILDLGGELKQEAAPEAPVFTDIVEFIEHDYNVSVEGIAYLNDVMESGILDATTYDLMKIYLKDEEEDMYWSEQQLDLCKMIGKQNYLTQLLINDQNGN